The genomic DNA GGCTGCCTACCAGTTCGATGAACTGGACGTTGCCGCAGACGAATTTCAGCAAAACACCGGATACAGCTACATCCGAATGCAAAACATGACCAACCAGGCCCTCGAAGAGCGCCTGAACAGCCTGGAACGGGCCGATGCCACTGTGGTGATGGCCAGCGGTCAGGCGGCCACCCTGGCCTGCTTCCTCTCCACCTGCAAAGCTGGAGACCACATTGTGGCGTCCAGTGCGGTTTTTGGTGGAACAGCAGGCCTCCTGAACAACGTGCTTCCCAACCTGGGTATCACCTCCACCATCGTGGACAACAACCCCGAAGCCGCAAAAGGTGCAATGCAGGAAAACACCCGCCTGCTGTGGGTGGAAACCGTCTCCAACCCCAACGGAGATGTGGCAGATTTGCAAGGCTGGGCCGATGTGGCCCACGCCCATGGTGCCCTGTTCTGTGTGGACAACACCCTGGCGGGTGTGGGTTACCTGTGCCGTCCCTTTGACCACGGTGCAGACATGATCATGCACAGCCTGACCAAATGGGCCGGAGGGCACGGCAGCGCCCTGGCCGGTTGCGTGATGGTCAAGCACGGTTCCAACATCGACAACATCCCCATCCTGCAGGACCTCAAAGCCCAGTATGGCGATCAGGCGCTGGCCCGCAAAGTGCGTTCCATTGGGGTGCACCAGCTGGGAATGACCCTCAGTCCCTTCAATGCCTTCATGATCGCGCAGGGTCTGGAAACCCTGGAACTCCGCATGCTCAAGGAATGTGACAACGCCATGAAAGTGGCCCGCTTCCTGAAAGCCCACTCCAGAGTGAAATCCGTGAACT from Deinococcus roseus includes the following:
- a CDS encoding aminotransferase class I/II-fold pyridoxal phosphate-dependent enzyme, translating into MKDYSSKAVHVGIPRGHAEPLGIPIYPAAAYQFDELDVAADEFQQNTGYSYIRMQNMTNQALEERLNSLERADATVVMASGQAATLACFLSTCKAGDHIVASSAVFGGTAGLLNNVLPNLGITSTIVDNNPEAAKGAMQENTRLLWVETVSNPNGDVADLQGWADVAHAHGALFCVDNTLAGVGYLCRPFDHGADMIMHSLTKWAGGHGSALAGCVMVKHGSNIDNIPILQDLKAQYGDQALARKVRSIGVHQLGMTLSPFNAFMIAQGLETLELRMLKECDNAMKVARFLKAHSRVKSVNYSGLESSSFHALGQQYLKNGFGAVMSFEVEDPQRFFASLKMIRMVANLGDTRTLCIHPWTTTHGRLTEEGKQAAGVTPYLIRMTVGVESLEDIIADLEGAL